A genomic window from Purpureocillium takamizusanense chromosome 2, complete sequence includes:
- the lag1_2 gene encoding Sphingosine N-acyltransferase (EggNog:ENOG503NYZN~COG:U~TransMembrane:8 (i79-99o126-149i170-194o214-231i243-261o267-285i297-321o373-394i)), giving the protein MSGSNIADSVSKDAPVVVMPLPPTTRVTLATGYNTVDEKLTGHSRPRGQSHSSTTIPRVKRKGNSSLNNTASWPLDTQIAISFNLVALLFLTHLCVPKARYYTSRFFLTSYYNANTGKYAAGGDDFYFLGLCVVLFTGARASFMKYFLAPLARRWGISKRKDIARFSEQSWLLCYYSVFWTLGLHIYCTSTYFLNLREMFTDWPTRELSHVTKAYILGQWAFWLQQIIVINIEERRKDHWQMLAHHIITVMLISASYGLHLTRVANLILVLMDVVDIFFPLAKCLKYLGFSTLRDIMFGFFMLSWFVARHVFYIITMWSIWSHMAEIIPIGCYHGSQNDLIGPTPLPDHGFLHMLEPFRKPAGTICYSDSIRWGFLGALGFLQALTIVWFFMIVQVAIRVIKGIGADDIRSEDEGDDQEEDDDKGHRDCHRASHPIEVRVEASDLHLRKPRISGKRTASSSGVSLTRGGDRKELLNRIGCERQVD; this is encoded by the exons ATGAGCGGATCTAACATCGCTGATAGCGTTTCCAAAGATGCGcctgtggtggtgatgccaCTCCCACCAACAACACGAGTCACGCTGGCAACAGGGTATAACACAGTAGACGAAAAGTTGACGGGCCACTCGAGACCGCGCGGGCAGTCGCATAGCAGTACTACTATCCCAAGAGTCAAGCGAAAAGGCAACAGCTCCTTGAACAACACCGCCAGTTGGCCACTCGACACTCAAATAG CTATCTCGTTCAAtctcgtcgcgctcctcttcctcacgCACTTGTGTGTGCCTAAAGCCCGATACTACACGTCCCGGTTCTTCTTGACGTCATACTACAATGCGAATACTGGAAAGTATGCCGCTGGGGGCGACGATTTTTACTTCCTTGGACTTTGCGTTGTCCTCTTTACTGGTGCCCGTGCCAGCTTCATGAAGTACTTTCTGGCACCACTAGCTAGACGGTGGGGCATATCGAAGAGGAAAGACATCGCCAGATTTTCCGAACAATCATGGCTTCTGTGCTACTACTCAGTGTTTTGGACGCTCGGCTTG CACATTTACTGCACCTCGACATACTTTCTGAACCTAAGGGAGATGTTCACAGACTGGCCCACCAGGGAACTATCCCATGTAACAAAGGCATACATATTGGGTCAGTGGGCCTTCTGGTTGCAGCAGATCATCGTTATCAACATCGAGGAGCGACGCAAAGATCACTGGCAGATGCTGGCCCATCACATTATTACGGTCATGCTCATTTCGGCTTCGTATGGCCTGCATTTGACTCGTGTCGCCAATCTGATATTGGTCTTGATGGACGTTGTCGATATTTTTTTCCCA CTCGCCAAGTGTTTAAAATATCTGGGATTCTCAACCTTGCGCGACATCATGTTCGGTTTCTTCATGCTGTCGTGGTTCGTTGCCCGTCATGTCTTTTACATAATAACTATGTGGAGTATCTGGAGTCATATGGCAGAGATAATTCCCATCGGTTGCTACCACGGGTCGCAGAATGATCTAATTGGGCCGACACCCTTACCCGATCACGGCTTTTTGCACATGCTGGAACCGTTTCGAAAGCCAGCCGGCACCATTTGCTACAGCGACAGCATACGATGGGGATTCCTTGGTGCTTTAGGGTTTCTTCAAGCCCTCACCATCGTTTGGTTCTTCATGATTGTCCAAGTTGCTATCCGTGTTAtcaagggcatcggcgcTGACGATATTCGGAgtgaggatgagggcgacgatCAGGAAGAGGATGATGATAAAGGGCATAGGGATTGTCATCGGGCATCTCATCCCATCGAAGTCCGTGTCGAGGCTTCTGACCTCCACCTGCGAAAGCCCAGGATCAGTGGCAAGAGAACCGCGAGCTCATCTGGTGTGAGCCTCACTAGGGGCGGTGATCGGAAGGAATTGTTGAACCGAATCGGATGTGAGAGACAAGTTGATTGA
- a CDS encoding uncharacterized protein (EggNog:ENOG503P3IZ~COG:S), whose translation MSLTETWSLPASIASTFDQVAFAAADEQEVNHPGLSSSFRTTSPFSLAPAPTPCIPTPPSSAKSPSPGPRMTRKRKMPLSTSALPNPKELSEEDDWTRVKDPKEKKRIQNRVAQRTYRHRMKAKLDELQARVNTHERLQLHHSTCHHGSHGGNMVVPTFNGDACMSSNHSPAVGLSEPEHSPSPSAGHAATAQRLPMHSNIYRENSLDDPADPALYPPAFSFPSSPRGLQQFLAQQSSSHPHGLLSPPDHYQQDGLSGVMPESIPGDCLAYRQQLLSDKLDHAQPSAAYEYPPAHGVSGVKNEMGQVAQAQQGINLFESTHPVGVDFAFHDPVHDTWRAKDIDSSLSGNSEDAMSYPSLRGALPLPHGTATVANTDATANTFRPVPPPINANASLDEKISGIMKQVEAAGFENFDEFVTAYYRDTCTATPSLANEQRLSRNSRLPEVIHEVVQAAKGWTAWERYGLQDEILKTAGAMLVEERASAGSSLFPHVLPLVESADGTVPANAGETLLGLKRAVQHELPRSWSLAMSLTADETSSWQRDRSSTALASILLVQFSGRIPDEQLLQLIRSCL comes from the exons ATGTCCCTAACCGAGACCTGGTCGTTGCCTGCCTCGATAGCCTCCACGTTCGACCAGGTCGCCTtcgcggccgccgatgagCAAGAGGTCAACCACCCGGGCCTTTCGTCGTCTTTcaggacgacgtcgccgtttTCACTcgctccggcgccgacgccgtgtatacccacgccgccctcaagcGCAAAGTCCCCTTCACCAGGCCCCCGGATGACGCGCAAGCGCAAGATGCCTCTCTCAACTTCGGCCCTACCGAACCCCAAAGAGCTcagcgaggaagacgacTGGACCCGCGTGAAGGACcccaaggagaagaagcgaaTCCAGAACAGAGTCGCGCAGAGGACGTACC GGCATCGCATGAAAGCTAAACTTGACGAGCTCCAAGCACGGGTCAATACCCACGAGCGGCTTCAGCTTCACCACTCGACGTGCCATCATGGCTCTCATGGCGGAAACATGGTCGTGCCAACATTCAATGGCGACGCTTGCATGTCTAGCAATCACTCGCCAGCTGTTGGGCTATCTGAGCCCGAGCACTCGCCTTCGCCAAGTGCGGGCCACGCGGCAACGGCACAGAGGCTTCCAATGCATTCAAATATCTATCGCGAGAATTCTCTAGACGATCCAGCCGATCCAGCATTGTATCCGCCGGCTTTCTCCTTTCCTAGCAGTCCAAGGGGGCTTCAGCAATTCTTGGCGCAGCAATCATCGTCACATCCTCATGGCCTACTCTCTCCTCCCGATCATTACCAACAAGATGGTCTGTCTGGAGTCATGCCCGAAAGCATTCCAGGCGACTGCCTGGCTTATCGGCAGCAACTGTTGAGCGATAAACTAGATCACGCCCAACCTAGTGCTGCATATGAGTATCCGCCTGCCCACGGTGTTTCTGGAGTCAAGA ATGAGATGGGCCAGGTGGCGCAGGCACAGCAGGGCATCAATCTTTTCGAATCCACCCACCCCGTTGGCGTGGACTTTGCCTTCCACGACCCTGTGCACGACACTTGGAGAGCCAAAGATATAGACTCTAGCCTCTCTGGTAATTCAGAAGATGCGATGAGCTATCCAAGTCTCCGCGGCGCTCTGCCGCTGCCTCATGGGACCGCGACAGTGGCCAACACTGATGCGACGGCCAATACCTTCCGCCCCGTTCCGCCGCCGATCAACGCGAACGCGTCACTCGACGAAAAGATTTCTGGCATCATGAAGCAAGTAGAGGCCGCCGGATTCGAGAATTTCGACGAGTTCGTCACGGCCTACTATCGGGACACATGCACGGCGACACCGTCGCTGGCCAACGAGCAGCGTCTCAGCCGCAACAGTAGGCTGCCAGAAGTCATTCACGAAGTTGTTCAGGCGGCCAAAGGATGGACGGCCTGGGAGCGCTACGGCTTGCAAGACGAAATTCTGAAGACGGCGGGGGCAATGCTCGtggaggagagggcgagcgcgggTAGTAGCCTGTTCCCGCATGTGTTGCCACTGGTTGAGAGTGCGGATGGAACGGTACCCGCAAACGCCGGAGAGACGTTGCTGGGGCTGAAGAGGGCGGTTCAGCATGAG CTCCCCAGGTCGTGGTCCTTGGCTATGTCCCTGACGGCGGACGAAACGTCATCGTGGCAGCGAGACAGGTCTAGTACGGCGCTGGCCAGCATTCTCTTAGTGCAGTTCTCTGGACGCATCCCCGACGAGCAGTTGCTACAGCTCATCAGGTCGTGCTTATGA
- a CDS encoding uncharacterized protein (COG:H~EggNog:ENOG503P1MB): MSPAAVNDNGGPALPSPAEIRALNRLLNTKRGTSYRRPPPVRIPPLGLFVKYGADVTVAEAITQTWVRDQLRGLITVPEVFGWTQDGGQTFIYMSLVEGIPLNQAWTRLSNEAKRDVCGELRQAVAAWRSLEQGRHDHYVGKLNKQPLNDTILRYRPKLTGPFQGAEAVQQLQEACDIHIGTDEQTAFTHNSLVAPNILLSPGPQPHVAAVVGWGQAGWYPAYWEYCKARYMSAHPRRWSSVAQEEWQTQYLPSVIDPVDDEVCWRPWLAFALSNA; the protein is encoded by the exons ATGTCTCCCGCGGCCGTCAATGATAATGGGGGACCGGCACTCCCCTCGCCAGCCGAGATCAGGGCTCTCAACCGGCTGCTCAACACCAAGCGTGGAACCAGCTATAGGCGACCCCCGCCCGTTCGAATACCTCCTCTAGGCCTGTTTGTCAAGTACGGAGCCGACGTCACCGTCGCAGAAGCCATCACACAAACCTGGGTGCGAGATCAGCTCCGAGGGCTCATCACCGTACCAGAAGTCTTTGGTTGGACGCAAGATGGAGGCCAAACTTTCATCTACATGTCGCTGGTGGAAGGCATACCTCTCAACCAAGCGTGGACTCGCCTGTCCAATGAGGCCAAACGTGACGTCTGCGGCGAGCTTCGACAGGCCGTAGCAGCCTGGAGGAGCTTGGAACAGGGGAGGCACGACCATTACGTTG GCAAGTTGAATAAGCAGCCACTGAACGACACGATTCTACGCTATCGCCCCAAGCTGACGGGACCATTCCAAGGCGCCGAGGCAGTGCAGCAGCTACAGGAAGCCTGCGACATTCATATTGGCACTGACGAGCAGACTGCCTTCACGCATAACAGCCTTGTCGCACCCAACATTCTTCTTTCTCCGGGACCCCAGCCGCATGTTGCCGCCGTTGTTGGCTGGGGCCAAGCAGGATGGTACCCAGCTTACTGGGAGTATTGCAAAGCGCGATACATGAGCGCGCATCCCAGACGTTGGAGTAGCGTTGCTCAAGAGGAGTGGCAAACCCAATACCTTCCGTCGGTGATCGACCCCGTGGATGATGAAGTCTGTTGGCGCCCGTGGCTTGCATTTGCACTTTCCAACGCCTGA
- a CDS encoding uncharacterized protein (EggNog:ENOG503NZZS~TransMembrane:14 (o20-43i222-242o280-300i307-330o336-355i362-383o403-424i829-850o1007-1028i1049-1071o1083-1106i1118-1137o1149-1174i1186-1214o)~COG:Q), giving the protein MDLYRQTNTLTNKTLKIILARHFTTTLYSALILPVLASIYLGLGRQFNQPNSRFGFGDLQDVRSLGDALAHAGGGRDTVALVNSGHTGGEIDRVISSVVEIVAGAGKNASRLKTEDELGYVCRSSIRGTSKCFGAVVFHSSPDEGKGGIWNYTLRADGGLGLDFKVSSDENDAQLYALPLQQAVDRSIAGDSFPSKTQQFPYTADTEDEREAKLRRDYQSSFINYLSVAFLIALIGVCYHMPGLIATEREKGLSQLIDAMMPASHGWHRQFARLISHHNAFMVTYMPGWIVAAVICRTMIWKETNYGVLIVFFLLSGIAITSMSLLGASFFRKAQLSGVVTAVVWIVLGIVAQALTNPGTGAVVVLSLLFTPCTFVFFITYVARYEQVGRATDLLKAPPESPWNLPGIVLWVFLGVHIFVYPVLAAYLERTFHGVTTGVRSSGPSKAGQSGASAPDVVRVENMTKIYRPSFLRRLFSFVSPPRPKVVAVDDLTLTAKKGQILALLGANGSGKSTTLDIVAGISNFTSGNVSIDASGGLGIAPQKNVLWDELTVEEHITLFNQIKSPQKHATQEETKALIDAIGLRQKAKAASKTLSGGQKRKLQLGMMLTGGSAVCCVDEVSSGIDPLSRRKIWDILLSERGSRTIIMTTHFLDEADLLADNIAILSKGKLRAEGSSAQLKDTFGAGYRVHVLNSRKIQHAPQVAGVDCKMESNTMTYVAPTSALAAEVIRVLEAENIPYRFSGPTIEDVFLNLAEEVRDKDVYGGSVRSDGRPPLAKEKLPFGSEDTVLSNGGAKDTAQGLLSGRTVGWAQQVAVFLRKRLVVFKTNWIPYVAAFLIPIIAAAITQILVRNEGAVGCLPSEQSSRDSNDDFEDLINTAMIVSGPSSKFDGSNVLNLLKPLLPGGSGSGDGSGQTSVGNITVKLVDSLDGFKSFIEDNRKNVTPGGWFLGDSGTVPTVAYKADKYSMITAVITQNLMNTMLANKTIATAYSIFDSPVAPGTGKALQVVVYFALACSIYPGLFGLYPNVERRMNVRGLQYSSGARTLPTWAAHLVFDFSIMLVSMALVTVVFAASSSIWYNIGYLFPVLMLYGMVSILVAYFFSLFLGSSLATYAATSVLQGLGFAVYMIAFLYILTFSPAASADRNVLIGHWVISAIFPTGSLVRAFFVALNVFSASCDGDKLRAYPGAITAFGGPILYLSLQAILLFTLVVWIESGSGKFNTGSARKSNEVDDPEIADEVDRVDGPEGQNDGLRVVHLTKAFGNNTAVDNVTFGVEHGQVFALLGPNGAGKSTTISLIRGDLATSKRGGDVFVENASISKNRPLARQNLGVCPQFDAIDSMTVAEHLEHFARIRGITDVKHQVNAVVRAVGLGAYTDVMAHTLSGGNKRKLSLAIALTGNPSVILLDEPSSGLDAAAKRIMWRTLETIVPGRSILLTTHSMEEADALANRAGIMAKRMLALGATDSLRHRFGDTLHVHLVSETAPHSTPEEMDRVRTWILGTFRGAEVEQETFHGQMRFSIPTEAVRELQSRKSDHREANAAADSGSAIGQLLIVLEENKAALGIAHHSVSPTTLNEVFLTIVGQHDVMEEGYRREEVQTKPWWKKNIWEFF; this is encoded by the coding sequence ATGGACCTCTACCGACAAACAAACACCCTCACCAACAAGACACTCAAGATCATCCTCGCGCGTCATTTCACGACGACCCTATACAGCGCCCTCATATTACCTGTCCTCGCCTCCATCTATCTTGGCCTAGGTCGGCAGTTCAATCAGCCCAACTCCAGGTTTGGCTTTGGGGATCTCCAGGATGTTCGATCTCTTGGTGATGCTCTCGCACATGCCGGAGGCGGACGAGACACGGTCGCCCTAGTCAACAGCGGCcacaccggcggcgagatcgaCCGAGTCATCTCCTCCGTCGTGGAGATagtcgcgggcgcgggaaAGAACGCGAGCAGACTCAAGACAGAAGACGAGCTTGGCTACGTCTGCCGCAGCTCCATCCGCGGGACGTCGAAATgcttcggcgccgtcgtcttccacTCGTCGCCCGATGAGGGCAAGGGTGGTATCTGGAATTACACCCTCCGCGCAGAtggtggccttggcctcgactTCAAGGTCAGCTCGGACGAGAATGACGCGCAGCTTTATGCGCTGCCGCTTCAGCAAGCAGTCGACCGCTCCATCGCCGGAGACTCGTTCCCTTCGAAGACGCAGCAATTCCCGTACACGGCGGATACGGAagacgagcgcgaggcgaAGCTTCGTCGCGACTACCAATCGTCCTTTATCAACTATCTGAGCGTTGCCTTCCTCATTGCTCTGATCGGTGTCTGCTACCACATGCCTGGCCTCATCGCCACGGAACGCGAAAAGGGTCTCTCGCAGCTCATCGATGCCATGATGCCCGCCTCGCACGGTTGGCACCGCCAGTTTGCCCGCCTCATCTCTCACCACAACGCCTTCATGGTCACGTATATGCCCGGCTGGATCGTTGCGGCCGTCATCTGCCGCACCATGATCTGGAAGGAAACAAACTATGGGGTCCTCATCGTGTTTTTCCTGCTGAGCGGCATTGCCATCACATCAATGTccctgctcggcgcctcgTTCTTCAGAAAGGCGCAGCTTTCGGGCGTCGTTACCGCTGTCGTCTGGATCGTGCTGGGCATCGTTGCTCAGGCACTGACAAATCCTGGCACCGGCGCTGTTGTCGTCCTCAGTCTGCTGTTTACGCCATGCACATTTGTCTTCTTCATCACATATGTCGCCCGGTATGAGCAAGTGGGCAGGGCTACCGATTTACTCAAGGCTCCTCCCGAGAGCCCGTGGAACCTACCTGGCATAGTCCTCTGGGTGTTTCTCGGCGTGCACATCTTTGTCTATCCGGTACTGGCAGCCTACCTTGAACGAACATTCCACGGCGTCACAACGGGCGTTCGCAGCTCTGGGCCGTCTAAAGCAGGTCAATCAGGCGCTTCAGCGCCCGACGTCGTTCGCGTGGAGAACATGACCAAGATATACCGGCCCAGTTTCCTTCGCCGGCTGTTTTCCTTTGTTTCACCGCCACGTCCGAAAGTTGTTGCAGTCGATGACCTTACTCTTACTGCCAAGAAGGGTCAGATTCTGGCGCTCCTTGGTGCCAACGGGAGCGGCAAGAGCACTACGTTGGACATCGTCGCTGGTATCAGCAACTTTACCAGTGGCAACGTCTCCATCGACGCAAGCGGCGGCCTCGGAATCGCGCCGCAGAAGAACGTGCTCTGGGACGAACTCACTGTCGAGGAGCACATCACCCTCTTCAACCAGATCAAGTCACCGCAGAAGCATGCAACCCAAGAGGAGACAAAGGCACTCATTGACGCCATTGGCCTACGTCAAAAGGCCAAGGCTGCGTCTAAAACACTCTCGGGCGGACAGAAGCGCAAACTCCAGCTGGGAATGATGCTCACAGGCGGGAGCGCCGTCTGCTGCGTTGATGAGGTGTCTTCGGGCATCGACCCGCTCTCGCGGCGCAAGATCTGGGACATTCTGCTCTCGGAACGCGGCAGCCGCACAATCATCATGACTACGCATTTCCTAGATGAGGCAGATTTGCTTGCAGACAATATCGCCATCCTGTCAAAGGGGAAGCTCCGGGCCGAGGGCTCTTCGGCGCAGCTCAAGGATACTTTCGGCGCAGGCTACCGTGTTCACGTCCTCAATTCACGCAAGATCCAACACGCACCCCAGGTCGCGGGTGTAGACTGCAAGATGGAATCAAACACCATGACCTATGTTGCACCAACGTCGGCTCTCGCCGCAGAGGTCatccgcgtcctcgaggcaGAGAATATTCCGTACAGATTCTCTGGCCCTACGATCGAAGATGTTTTCCTCAATCTTGCTGAAGAGGTGCGCGACAAAGATGTATATGGTGGCTCGGTCCGAAGTGATGGTCGCCCACCTCTGGCAAAGGAGAAGTTGCCCTTTGGCTCGGAAGATACCGTACTGTCGAATGGTGGCGCCAAGGACACCGCTCAAGGCCTCCTCTCGGGCCGTACCGTCGGCTGGGCGCAACAAGTCGCGGTATTTCTTCGCAAGCGACTTGTCGTCTTCAAGACGAACTGGATCCCATACGTCGCAGCATTTCTGATTCCCATCATCGCTGCGGCCATCACACAAATCCTTGTCAGGAATGAAGGGGCGGTAGGGTGTCTGCCCAGCGAACAGAGCAGCCGGGACTCGAACGACGACTTTGAGGATCTTATCAACACGGCCATGATCGTCAGCGGGCCGTCCTCCAAGTTTGACGGCTCGAATGTCCTCAACCTTCTCAAGCCGTTGCTTCCCGGTGGTTCTGGGTCGGGTGATGGAAGCGGCCAGACCTCGGTCGGCAACATCACGGTCAAGCTGGTCGACTCACTGGACGGCTTCAAATCCTTCATCGAGGACAACCGCAAAAATGTGACGCCAGGCGGCTGGTTCCTAGGCGACTCCGGAACTGTCCCAACCGTGGCGTACAAGGCTGACAAGTACTCGATGATCACCGCGGTCATAACCCAGAACCTGATGAACACCATGCTCGCAAACAAGACCATCGCCACTGCGTATTCCATCTTCGACTCCCCGGTGGCACCCGGGACAGGCAAGGCTCTGCAGGTCGTCGTGTACTTTGCCCTCGCTTGTTCCATCTATCCTGGTCTTTTTGGGCTGTATCCCAACGTCGAGCGACGCATGAACGTGAGGGGGTTGCAGTACTCGAGCGGCGCCCGCACGCTTCCAACGTGGGCAGCGCATCTCGTCTTTGACTTTTCCATCATGCTCGTCTCAATGGCATTGGTCACCGTCGTATTTGCCGCTTCGTCGAGCATCTGGTACAACATTGGCTACCTCTTCCCTGTCTTGATGCTGTACGGGATGGTCTCGATCCTCGTGGCCTACTTCTTCTCCCTGTTCTTGGGGAGCTCTCTCGCCACGTACGCCGCTACATCTGTGCTTCAAGGCCTCGGCTTCGCCGTTTACATGATTGCTTTTCTCTACATCCTCACATTCTCACCGGCCGCGTCTGCGGACCGCAACGTTCTCATAGGGCATTGGGTCATTTCCGCCATATTTCCCACGGGATCTCTCGTTCGGgccttcttcgtcgccctcaaTGTATTTTCGGCGTCGTGCGACGGTGACAAGCTCAGAGCATATCccggcgccatcaccgcGTTTGGCGGGCCGATTCTTTACCTCTCGCTGCAGGCCATACTTCTCTTCACGCTTGTTGTGTGGATTGAAAGCGGGAGTGGCAAGTTCAATACGGGGTCGGCTAGAAAGTCAAATGAAGTCGATGACCCGGAGATCGCGGACGAAGTAGACCGCGTTGACGGCCCAGAGGGGCAGAACGATGGTCTTCGCGTTGTCCACCTGACCAAGGCTTTTGGCAACAACACTGCCGTGGACAATGTCACTTTCGGCGTGGAACACGGCCAGGTCTTTGCCCTTCTGGGCCCGAACGGCGCGGGCAAGTCGACTACGATTTCCTTGATCCGCGGCGACCTCGCTACGAGCAAGAGGGGTGGCGACGTCTTTGTCGAGAACGCCTCGATCTCCAAGAATCGACCGCTCGCCCGGCAGAACCTTGGCGTCTGCCCTCAgttcgacgccatcgactcCATGACTGTGGCCGAACACTTAGAGCATTTTGCGCGCATCAGGGGCATCACCGACGTGAAGCATCAAGTCAATGCCGTGGTTcgtgccgtcggcctcggcgcctaCACGGACGTTATGGCCCATACGCTCTCTGGCGGCAATAAGCGTAAGCTATCTCTCGCCATTGCGCTTACGGGCAACCCGTCCGTCATCCTTCTGGACGAGCCCTCGTCAGGGCTAGATGCCGCCGCTAAGCGAATCATGTGGCGAACGCTTGAGACCATCGTCCCCGGGCGATCGATCCTCCTCACTACTCATAGCATGGAAGAGGCCGATGCGCTGGCCAATCGGGCAGGGATCATGGCTAAGAGGATGCTCGCCCTGGGTGCGACTGACTCACTTCGCCACCGCTTCGGCGATACTCTTCACGTTCATCTCGTGAGCGAGACGGCACCGCACTCAACgcccgaggagatggacCGCGTGCGGACATGGATCTTGGGCACATTTCGGGGCGCTGAGGTTGAGCAGGAGACATTCCACGGGCAAATGCGCTTCTCAATCCCGACGGAAGCCGTCAGGGAACTCCAGAGTCGGAAGAGTGACCACCGAGAAgcaaacgccgccgcggacagTGGTAGCGCAATTGGGCAGCTTCTCATCGTTCTCGAGGAGAACAAGGCCGCGCTTGGCATCGCTCATCATAGCGTCAGCCCCACCACGCTGAACGAAGTGTTCTTGACTATCGTTGGCCAGCATGACGTGATGGAGGAAGGCTACAGGCGGGAGGAGGTACAGACGAAGCCTTGGTGGAAGAAGAATATCTGGGAGTTTTTCTAA
- a CDS encoding Histidinol-phosphatase (COG:E~BUSCO:EOG09263UCR~EggNog:ENOG503NY90), whose amino-acid sequence MYHTSAHHHRRKPTTTRPQLSLIQAPPGPPAMAFTMHSHSGQFCPGHAVDQLEDIVRHAISIGFKTMGLSEHMPRYEERDLYPEELDDTDAAGNSDPQASLAVLPPRHEAYLVEAQRLQAKYAAQLHILVGFEAEFIRPSYAPHVLALAADPRVDYFVGSLHHVHGHPIDYGPDAYAAAVLAAKNKEEDRPTPRDGENVEDEETTLWEDYYDQQRDMLLSLRPRVVGHFDLIRLLAKDPARDPRAWSGVWERVLRNLAIVKEQGGWLECNTAALRKGLAEPYPCRAIAEEWLKMGGKFTMSDDSHGIAHVATNYARGAAYLESLGVEHVWTFHRRPQTDLGDGGARPTLDEAAVPLREFTQLFK is encoded by the exons ATGTACCACACATCTGCGCATCACCACCGACGAaaacccaccaccactcg ACCGCAATTGAGCCTTATTCAGGCTCCCCCCGgtccgcccgccatggccttcACGATGCACTCGCACTCGGGCCAGTTCTGCCCgggccacgccgtcgaccagctcgaggacATCGTCCGGCACGCCATATCCATTGGCTTCAAGACCATGGGGCTGAGCGAGCATATGCCGCGGTACGAGGAGCGGGATCTGTATCCAGAAGAG ctcgacgacaccgacgccgccggcaacaGCGACCCCCAGGCCAGCCTCGCCGTGCTCCCCCCGCGGCACGAAGCctacctcgtcgaggcccagcgcctgcaggccaagtacgccgcgcagctgcacatcctcgtcggcttcgaggCCGAGTTCATCCGCCCGTCGTACGCCCCGCacgtgctcgccctcgccgccgaccctcGCGTCGACTACTTCGTCGGCTCGCTGCACCACGTCCACGGCCACCCCATCGACTACGGGCCCGATgcctacgccgccgccgtccttgccgccaagaacaaggaggaggaccgcCCGACCCCGCGCGACGGTGAGAAtgtggaggacgaggagacgacCCTCTGGGAGGACTACTACGACCAGCAGCGCGACATGCTGCTCTCCCTGCGtccccgcgtcgtcgggcactTCGACCTcatccgcctcctcgccaaggaCCCCGCGCGCGACCCCCGCGCCTGGTCCGGCGTCTGGGAACGCGTCCTACGCaacctcgccatcgtcaaggaGCAGGGCGGCTGGCTTGAGTGCAACACGGCTGCCCTGCGCAAGGGGCTCGCCGAGCCGTACCCCTGCCGCGCCATTGCCGAG GAATGGCTCAAAATGGGCGGCAAGTTCACCATGTCCGATGACAGCCACGGCATCGCCCACGTGGCCACAAACtacgcccgcggcgccgcttacctcgagagcctcggcgtcgagcacgtctGGACCTTTCACCGGCGGCCACAGAcggacctcggcgacggcggggccAGGCccacgctcgacgaggcggcggtaccGCTGCGCGAGTTTACGCAGCTCTTCAAGTAG